From one Sulfurimonas sp. HSL-3221 genomic stretch:
- a CDS encoding efflux RND transporter periplasmic adaptor subunit encodes MEAMEKVTAYKSPRWKWIVLGVVVLIAVAVGGYFFLQPAKNGQAYRFVTQNAERGELNITVSASGYLQPLESVDVGTEVSGTIEKVLVDYNDLVKKGELMAQMDKTKYQSAVDKANAALMSAKATLENANAELYRSKATLKRDETLREETKGALPSQSDWDTDYADYLASKAQVDNAKAQVEQAKHSLVSSQYDLERTAIYSPVDGTVLTREIDPGQTVAASYQTPTLFTIAKDLRKMELQVSVDEADIAKVKAGDTATFTVDAYPDSVFSGTIRMVRVNSEIEDGVVTYIAVLDVNNSDLKLRPGMSADADITVQTFRDALIVPRAALLYLPVVTSKETKLFAFHDDDESAFDDKPHVWRLNGQTPEKLYVEVLGTNGTQSVIAGEVLTAGDSLIVAQEKQP; translated from the coding sequence ATGGAAGCGATGGAAAAGGTCACGGCGTATAAAAGCCCCCGATGGAAATGGATCGTATTGGGCGTTGTCGTGCTGATCGCGGTGGCCGTCGGCGGTTACTTCTTCCTGCAACCGGCCAAAAACGGCCAGGCCTACCGTTTCGTGACCCAGAACGCGGAACGGGGGGAACTCAACATCACCGTTTCGGCGTCGGGGTACCTGCAGCCGCTGGAAAGCGTTGACGTCGGTACGGAGGTCTCGGGCACGATCGAGAAGGTGCTTGTCGATTACAACGACCTTGTGAAGAAGGGGGAGTTGATGGCGCAGATGGATAAGACGAAGTACCAAAGCGCCGTCGACAAGGCAAATGCGGCGCTGATGTCGGCCAAGGCGACGCTGGAGAACGCGAATGCGGAACTCTACCGCAGCAAGGCGACGCTCAAGCGCGACGAAACGCTGCGCGAAGAGACGAAAGGGGCCCTGCCTTCGCAAAGCGATTGGGATACGGACTATGCCGACTATCTGGCGTCCAAGGCGCAGGTCGATAACGCCAAGGCGCAGGTGGAACAGGCGAAGCACAGCCTCGTCTCTTCGCAGTACGACCTGGAGCGCACGGCGATCTATTCACCCGTCGACGGCACCGTGCTCACCCGGGAGATCGACCCCGGCCAGACGGTGGCAGCCTCCTACCAGACCCCGACACTCTTCACGATCGCCAAGGACCTGCGCAAGATGGAGCTGCAGGTCAGCGTAGACGAGGCGGATATCGCCAAGGTGAAGGCGGGGGACACGGCAACGTTTACGGTCGACGCCTATCCCGACAGCGTGTTTTCGGGGACCATCCGCATGGTGCGGGTCAATTCGGAGATCGAGGACGGGGTCGTCACCTACATCGCCGTGCTGGACGTCAACAACAGCGATCTGAAGCTGCGCCCGGGGATGAGCGCCGACGCGGATATCACCGTCCAGACCTTCCGCGATGCGCTGATCGTCCCCCGCGCCGCGCTGCTTTATCTTCCCGTCGTAACGTCCAAGGAGACGAAACTGTTCGCGTTTCATGATGATGACGAGAGCGCCTTTGATGACAAACCGCACGTCTGGCGGCTGAACGGGCAGACCCCGGAGAAGCTCTACGTCGAGGTGCTCGGCACGAACGGCACCCAGAGCGTCATCGCCGGGGAGGTGCTCACAGCTGGGGACAGTCTCATCGTCGCCCAGGAGAAGCAGCCGTGA